The following proteins are co-located in the Flammeovirga kamogawensis genome:
- a CDS encoding DUF1573 domain-containing protein, protein MKLIKSLSILVVMATMLISCGEEKKSSSTEKSSAVSTASTTKASTGPLAKFKFEEKEFDFGEITEGDKVTHVFNYTNQGEVPLTITNVRTTCGCTAPDWDRKPLAPGESAKLNVTFNSAHKKGTQVKRVTIQANVEDGMDVVTIRAKVNPKAEKGTM, encoded by the coding sequence ATGAAATTAATTAAATCATTATCAATACTTGTAGTTATGGCTACAATGTTAATTTCTTGTGGTGAAGAGAAAAAATCTTCTTCAACAGAGAAATCTTCGGCTGTATCAACAGCTTCTACTACTAAAGCAAGTACAGGTCCTTTAGCTAAATTTAAGTTCGAGGAAAAAGAATTTGATTTTGGTGAAATCACAGAAGGTGATAAGGTAACGCATGTATTTAATTATACAAACCAAGGTGAGGTACCTCTAACTATTACTAATGTAAGAACAACATGTGGTTGTACTGCTCCTGATTGGGATAGAAAGCCATTAGCACCAGGTGAGTCTGCTAAATTGAATGTTACATTTAATAGTGCACACAAAAAAGGTACTCAAGTTAAAAGAGTTACAATTCAAGCCAATGTAGAAGATGGTATGGATGTAGTAACAATTAGAGCTAAAGTGAATCCTAAAGCAGAGAAAGGAACAATGTAA